The DNA segment ACCTTGCCGCTGTCAGGTTTTTCTAGGGCATTCATACAGCGCAACAGGGTTGACTTACCCGCACCAGATCGACCAATAATCCCAAATATTTCACCTTCTTGTACCCATAAATTGATATCATGCAACACGGGGTGATGGGCAAATGATTTGTATACACCAGATAATTCAATCATGGTAAAGAGCTCTCGGAGTCAAGCGTAAGTAGGGGCTGTGATGATGGTTATTATAACTAAACCAGCCTAATTGACAATTACTTTTCCTGTTCAGAGTAGTACGCCTTTCATTTAGGGAATTTATCTGCACAATATGTGTTGCTCGAGTTTCACCATTTTTTAAGTTACGAATCACCGCGGCGTCGACCGCGGTGCCCATGCTGAATAGATTGATCGCCGTCCGCAACAACGCCGGTCAAGCCACGGGGATTTGGTAGAGCAGCTAAACTTGAGTGTTGGGCTTTCTTTTCATTGTAGCTCCTTCCTATCTTTGAAATAGTCTAAAGCCTCTGGGTTGGCGATAGAATCCTTATTTTTTACGGGTAAGTTATGGACTACTTGGCGAATGGCGAGTTCTACCAGTTTGCCATTGATAGTGTGAGGGATATCTTTGACTTGTAAAATGACCGCAGGTACATGCCGTGGTGAGGCGCCTTCCCGAATTTTGTAGCGAATTTTGGTTTCTAGGGGATCATTTAAAATAAGGCCGTTGGCTAATTTTACAAATAATACCACACGAACATCATCCTTATAGTTTTGACCAATCACTACGCTGTCTAGTATCTCGGGTAGGGTTTCTATTTGGCGATAAATTTCAGCGGTTCCTATGCGAACGCCACCGGGTTTTAAGGTTGCATCCGATCGACCATAAATAATGATACCTTTATGCGCGGTGATTTCTGCAAAATCTCCATGTACCCATACCCCTGGGATCTGGTCAAAGTAGGCTTGCCGATAGAGCGCTTGATCGTCATCATGCC comes from the bacterium genome and includes:
- a CDS encoding ATP-binding cassette domain-containing protein; its protein translation is MIELSGVYKSFAHHPVLHDINLWVQEGEIFGIIGRSGAGKSTLLRCMNALEKPDSGKV